A window of Falco cherrug isolate bFalChe1 chromosome 14, bFalChe1.pri, whole genome shotgun sequence genomic DNA:
gcccttccattttacaataaaaacattcgtgaccccttttcccgttcaggcactgttgctagtgtttttataaggggggaaaaaaaagcgtatgcctggtctctcgagtgattattattttttattttttttttctttttctctagactagtcgaatcgagaatgttcgctgtaagaacttcatccaccgggatgggaagccaggcaacttccgaacgggccgtgggcagagttcccttcTTGATGCCATGCctctaataaactgtgcagtctggttagctagacgggctgcagtacccaatttttttcgccaggtgGCAGCACCGCCTCCCgggcggagtaagggcagcgcatgcgcagacgcggcttgacgccgaaggggcggggcttccggccccgtgcgtctgggccgatgacgcaatcccgctttggcgcatgcgcagaagggctttctggccaaggaaggtcggcgcatgcgcagaagcggctttgacccttaggggcggggcttccggccccgtgcgtccgggccgatgacgcaatcccgctttggcgcatgcgcagaagggctgtctggccaaggaaggtcggcgcatgcgcagaagcggctttgacccttaggggcggggcttccggccccctgcgtctgggccgatgacgcaatccgggtttggcgcatgcgcagaagcctttctggccgaccgagggcggcgcatgcgcagaagcggctttgaccccctaggggcggggcttccggcctcgtgcgtaggggcagatggcgcatccggcccgggaaaggtgggttcactcccggcccgcgcggcgcgctggagcggccgtggaggtgcggagccttcgccgggagcccggaagactttcgggccgggacgtgcggcggcgcgctcgggctgaagggcggccgggggccggcgggcagcggcccggtcgggggggatgtggcggcccggcgctcggccgcggcagggagcgcctggtgccggcggcgggcgggctgaggcaggcgggcggcccggcccgggaccggcggggctgccgccggttctcgtctccccggcagggacggtggtcagcgggctcctcacggggctgcccttttctgggtgggtggttttttgtttgtttgtttggttggttgtttttttttttttctctcggagccgcgccgctacctcggcgaggagcggcggcaggcggggcggccccggtgctcgctcgtggcggcggcgcccgggagaggggtcggcccgcgccgccccgccgcccacccgccgccgcctgcgggctgcccgggcagccgccgcagccctgcgcggggctttgtctttcccccagccgctggcctgagccgtggcagccggctggggctgccggcccccgcgggccgcagagaggctgcctcggggcctgcggtaacgctgtcgcgggggggggggggggggggtgggggtgtgtgtgtgtggctcaggagcctcttcccgcccctgcgagcgggccagagcaagaaaaggcagccggcagcggaatccccagccgtcgcccccgactgctgctttctccgcaagccttttaactgccggggagggctgggaggcagcggcagctcaggtgtctggctgatcttgtgtcgtgacagtcagctccggggccggagcagccgaggggaagaggccttttggtttgcttcccagcgaaacgggggtcttttgttttccctttgtccctaggttcgtccggaagcgtccgtcgacaagtcaaggggagcggaaccgaaggtcgctcgagatgttacttcgccacgcgtgcctcgtgcttgcgagtcggactgctgactacggagggatcccttttgtagccgccgagggcccgcgaggctccgtgtgcccgccgctgccgagtgctgcgctgcggctcgggcaacggccggggaggaattgtcggtccctcgtggtaacgcagccgggcctgctaggcgcttaaagcagcgcgtccggccgggcagtattgttttccgaggctgtaaaggagcccgaggtataaacccgctttacgtttccgtacggcggtgcgctttgtcggagagctgggccctactgacggagctggcacagggttcccgcgggactccggctttgcccgtctcgtggaaaggctccagagcctgcttgggaagccgcttgacaaggcacggctttgccgtgatttttacgccggaattccgacggtaacgccaatgccacgtgttagcctttctccagcagctcttcagagcagagtgagccttaagaatcggattgccttttaacgaaattcgaaacaaagcggcggggtgaagcggctggaagcgtcctgccagtctgccgtgggtatcgctgccgtgcgtgttacctgcctgtctgccgatcgctcctgcctcttgttgtggcccggtaattcctctggggaaggcgttgggctctgactgcagcgcaccccgactgcctcctgaccccggcgagacgtgatcggtgtttgccttcctcccctttcacagggcctcggctgttgcgtgcagagaagctgtcagccttgtgagagagcacgccgccggcaagcgcatcgtggtgcttcggtaccgagctgaggccgcaggcgtccgtcttttgtttgcggaaagggatcgcgaggaaaggttgctggcctcggagggggagaggtggcgggggaacaggtaggaggcagctctttcaaccggttttaggcttaactcctgggtgcctgagcacggttctgggcttcggggggttggctttcggcttttcgccttcagcgcgtcctccgtcaccgctgtcggcgcgcgctgagctgcggctcaggggactgcggcgatacaggccgtgtgcgtgccagccgtcctcaaggctagagctgtattctgcttgttaccctgatgaaagcgtttctttttttctagggggcgttcccacaaggcagtggtgtggagccgaaggggactgcgatggaacggtgacggagccgtttggaccgagtcttgaagatagatctCTCtggtttttgtccgaggaaactgcgtctcgagacggtcctatcgctcgctggcaacgtggtaggaaactgctttgttgatcttgacggcgcagtgtgttgggagtattaagattcctcgagagatcagaagcgagtaggttgtttctctaagggaaaggggaataggcctgtatcgttaaaggaaagactcagagtgggttttgtttctcttaagtacaaagcgccccatctcaagggattgcaaagtctgaaacgatggttcaaaagcagacttgtgctgtttgcaaagcgtctgttgcactgctcaaagacaaaagacgctcacccgagaaagtttttggaaaccgatgtccgataggcacggggaaagagctggagaggtttacgtatcgtctgtcgaattctgttctctttcgtgcccttccattttacaataaaaacattcgtgaccccttttcccgttcaggcactgttgctagtgtttttataaggggggaaaaaaaagcgtatgcctggtctctcgagtgattattattttttattttttttttctttttctctagactagtggaatcgagaatgttcgctgtaagaacttcatccaccgggatgggaagccaggcaacttccgaacgggccgtgggcagagttcccttcTTGATGCCATGCctctaataaactgtgcagtctggttagctagacgggctgcagtacccaatttttttcgccaggtggcagcacggcctcccaggcggagtaagggcagcgcatgcgcagacgcggcttgacgccgaaggggcggggcttccggccccgtgcgtccgggccgatgacgcaatcccgctttggcgcatgcgcagaagggctgtctggccaaggaaggtcggcgcatgcgcagaagcggctttgacccttaggggcggggcttccggccccgtgcgtccgggccgatgacgcaatcccgctttggcgcatgcgcagaagggctgtctggccaaggaaggtcggcgcatgcgcagaagcggctttgacccttaggggcggggcttccggccccctgcgtctgggccgatgacgcaatccgggtttggcgcatgcgcagaagcctttctggccgaccgagggcggcgcatgcgcagaagcggctttgaccccctaggggcggggcttccggcctcgtgcgtaggggcagatggcgcatccggcccgggaaaggtgggttcactcccggcccgcgcggcgcgctggagcggccgtggaggtgcggagccttcgccgggagcccggaagactttcgggccgggacgtgcggcggcgcgctcgggctgaagggcggccgggggccggcgggcagcggcccggtcgggggggatgtggcggcccggcgctcggccgcggcagggagcgcctggtgccggcggcgggcgggctgaggcaggcgggcggcccggcccgggaccggcggggctgccgccggttctcgtctccccggcagggacggtggtcagcgggctcctcacggggctgcccttttttgggtgggtttttttttggtttttttttttttttttttttgtctctcggagccgcgccgctacctcggcgaggagcggcggcaggcagggcggccccggtgctcgctcgtggcggcggcgcccgggagaggggtcggcccgcgccgccccgccgcccacccgccgccgcctgcgggctgcccgggcagccgccgcagccctgcgcggggctttgtctttcccccagccgctggcctgagccgtggcagccggctggggctgccggcccccgcgggccgcagagaggctgcctcggggcctgcggtaacgctgtcgcggggggggggggggggtgtgggggtgtgtgtgtgtggctcaggagcctcttcccgcccctgcgagcgggccagagcaagaaaaggcagccggcagcggaatccccagccgtcgcccccgactgctgctttctccgcaagccttttaactgccggggagggctgggaggcagcggcagctcaggtgtctggctgatcttgtgtcgtgacagtcagctccggggccggagcagccgaggggaagaggccttttggtttgcttcccagcGAAACGTGTGCGTGCCAACCGTCCtcaaggctagagctgtattctaCCCTAAGAGAAGCTTTCCGTAATACTATGCTTCCGTTAGGACGCAATTTTCTCGAGTTCCCCCCACCTCAGGGTGATTTTCCCACACCCCTAACCCCAACCCCTAAGCCCACCTGCAACACCCCATTTTCTCCTAGGCTTTTAGGAGTGCCCTGAGAGGTGCTTGCAGGGTGTTCCATTTTGCCTTAGACAGCTTAGGAGACCAACCAAATGCCTGGAGATCTGTATCTATCGTTAGGCTCCTAGTGGGATTCACACAAAACCAGTATGTGTGGGCACATTCTCCTAGCAGCTCGGtgtctttttgctgttgcagcGGTGATTCCAGGCGGAGCTGACCAGTGGGGTTCTCTGGCTGAGGGGAAGACCAGCAGTCAGCTGGTGGATGTTCTTCTGGAAGAAATAGCAACGGGAGCTCTAAGAGAGAGAAATGGCTTCCCTGCATGGGTATGTGGAAGCTTTCTTCACTGCTTGTTTCCACTGAGATTAATTGGTAATAAATACCCATTAGGAAGGTGGGAGAATTACTTTCACAGCCGGTGTCTTCAATATTCACCACCTTCTTAGtgtaaacactgaaaactttaaAGCCAGGAAAACTCAGGTGCACTAGAAAAGCTGAAACGGTGAGCATACTGAAGACATAGCTGAAGTAGCCACACTTTACAATGATGCCACGTGAACCACCGGACATGCAGGTATTTCTAGTGGGCTCGAGCCCCTGCTAATGCTGCGCTATATGGCCAAGCCAAAGGAACAGCTTCCTGCTGCGGAAAAgcctcatcctcctcccctctccctgccccggTACTGGTGGCCGTGACCGGGAAGTGTCCAGCAGAGCAGTATTTGGGTTTTCCCGGGTTACTTCTCTGCTGACGAGATTAATGCAGACAAGCGCCAGAATGACTAAGTAGCAAGACTACATTGTAAGGAATGACTGCTTCTTGTGGCATGAGGAAGTTCATTCAACTCACAATGTCCCATTGCACCGTACCCCAGCACATGGGGGAAGCAGGCAATGATACAGGGACAAGGAAGCGTTGCAAGAATTCTTCACGTCATACTAAGCACGACTGTATCCAGAGGTTCTCTCTGGGATAGAGTAGCATTTCTTTGATCCTTCGACatcttttcctcagcctttccagAAGCTTGAACTGTTTTCCCTGCCATTCCTGAAAGGTATTTCCAAGGaagatctttccttttctggttttgttgggcAGAACCTCTCAGAGagtcccattttttttccaccctggAGCACTCGAGACAAGTTGCAAAGGTGCTGACAGATGTGTTTTGTAGTACTGCGAGACCCACACAAATGACCTATCCCTAATTTAATCCCTAAGGTGCTGACAGATGTGTTTTGTAGTACTGCGAGACCCACACAAATGACCTATCCCTAATTTAATCCCTAAATCCCTAAAACAAATGTAATCCTTAATTAAATCTCTACTTTAATCCCTAAAATTTAAGTAACGTCAGTTTAATTCTTTGAATAAGGATAAGTTGTCAATGAGGTCTTCAGTGCTGTACCTGCTTGCATCAACTAGTTCTTGGATtggctctttccttttcaggagAATGGGATTAAATTAGGGATTAAATTAGTTTTATCAGACTAGCTAGGGTTATCAGACTAACAAAGCTGGAGTGCCCACCACAAGCTCTAACACCTGAAGGCCCTCTGCAGACAATGGCAGTGCAAGCTTGTGCCTTTTCTGTGATGGGAGTTTTTCCcatgttctttctctttatttccacTTTTCACGTGGAAATTCCATTTCTAGGAGAGCCGCGTTATTTTCGTGCACATTGAGAGGCAGCTCCTATGCAGACCGGAACACATGTTCGGTGCTAACAcagctgtaatttctttcaggaggaggaggggagcgCTGAAGCTTTCGTGGCCAAGCCCCGGAGCCAGGATGTCGGGGAGAAGCAGGAGTATCTGAGCCAGCTGAAGAACAAGCTGGGAGATCTACTGTAAGTatggagggaaggggctgatGGGGACAGTAGCTCAGGACCGCGCGTGCAGAGGGAACCCCGCAGTGGACGCAGTGTGCGTGGCCAGCGCAGGCCTCCctgcgctacagggctgtgCCCGTTGCAGTGAATGCCGAGACCTGGCTGAGCCCGGCTCTGCGGAACACTGCGAGCAGCAGTCCCCGACCCAAAGAACTTTGGCGTGGCAGACAGCGAGCAGAGATCCGTTGTACCACTAATCCCCTTCGGTACAGTGCTCCtctgtcgcgacggagggaagacacagtcaatcaatatgagtgatcagcagacttcgtttattgtaccttacagtcaccttttatgccttgttataattagctcatacgtattacaaaagttaagctcattattggtgagttgcctaaatatcaagcccacccctagtttctcttctgtagttatctgttcccacctgcaacattcttttcccaccgaaatcttcctgttattgtgtaacaagaacagccaaaggcAGCGTATTtgtgctttacttcagataagctgagagcgatgcgcatttttgtccagccagctagACTATGTTTATGTGAACTTTTccagctagccagttatccacactcCTCAGCTCTCCAAAAATAGCGGTAAAATCCTGTACATCTTCAGAGACTGGTTCTGAGGAGTGGGAAGAGCAAATAGGACTGACAACGGGTGCAAATCTGAGAAATAATTCCACCTCAAAACAAGAGGCAATTACTGCATTGAAAAAAAGTCTGGTGCCACACCGAGCACCGAGGAGAACGCCAGAGGTGGGCAGGTGCCTGTGAAGTGAAATCCTGTCCAACGTGGGCACTGGATTAGCAAGAAGTACAGTTCTGTAATAAGGGATATCAATGCACAATAGAGTGAAATTAAGGTCTTCCCAGGTTATCATCAATCTAAGATTTCTTAACTTCCATTCAGTTTGACGTTTAGCATTCACCAGTCTTTATTGCACATGTGTTTAACAACGGGATGCTAGTAGAGGCAGAGATGACTGTATTAAAAGAcatctctgctctgcatttcGGGCAGCATGGATTCTCACTGTGACACAAGTaagtaaatgttcttttcaCATACCACAACGTAATGGTGACTGTGTTGTTTTGGAACAGAGAGGGGAAGGCAGATGATCTGAAGACTGCTTTCTGTGCGATTGATCCCGGTATCGACGATCAGACGCTAGATACCTACATTGACCTGCCAGACCAAGAAGATGTGCCTGTGGAAACTGCACTCGAGAGGCTGCTTGCTGGATATGCGAGACGAGTAGGGCCCTCGCCCAGGGAGGGAAGCACGACAGGCtttggaggggaggaaggagactTCCAATAATAAGAATAAATGGACTGTTTGATCTACAGGTTTGGGTGCCAAGCCGAGAGTTGGAGTTACTGCGTTAAATACTTCTTCCCATGGCATATGGAGGTACAGCTCGTAAGAGCTGAGTGGGCGGGCTAGCTTGAGCTATCGGAAGCACTTTCATcttaagcagcacagcactccaggACAATTTTACAGCCTCTGCAGAGTCATTTTAGCTCAGCAAGACCTGTGGTGGGAGGCTGCCTGATCCCCAGACAGAGGCTTCACACCCCCGGGGCGCCGAGGCACTTCAGGGTGTCAGGCGCTCTGCTTGGTGACACAAGAGCTGTGCTCCACAGCCATTGCTGGAACCTGAGAAGCCACCGTCAGGCTCCAGGCTGCAGCGTCGCTGCTTTGGCCCTTGGCCCTTACAGTCCCTTGTCTCAAAGAAAGAGGGTTTCAAAGattcctttgcaaaataagGTGCCGGTTGCAAGCAAAAGGTGAGGTCAGCCCACACGAAGTCTGCTATCGTGTCTGTCCCCGAGGAGACTTTTGTCTTGGTGTGGCTGCTGTTGTCCAGTATGGAATCACTCAACAGACGTTCAAGTGCTGCCCCACGAGTAGATTTAACCAAACTCTGAGCTGCAAAAGTCATCCAAGcatagaaaaactgaaatcagtCCCTTGCTTCGAGGAAGGCACCACGTGCCCTTTGGTAACTTTACTCAGTTGTCCCTACTCATAGTGTCCGCTTTGCCCTGCACATAGCCCTCTCtagggagaggagggagggttctggaaacaaaaaagactgtaggaaaacagctctgctgtggtcaTGCCTGAATTGCCAAGTAACTGGAGCAAACCTGAGAAGCAAaaccctttcttcttcttgcgATGTAGGCATATGAAAAGTAGAAAGGGGTAAGCTGAAACCCAAAGACACCTTCCTGATAAAGCACTAGTTTTGTAAACTTGCCAAAACTGATTGCATTTGTAAAGCGGGAAGGCACCACAGCTGGTGTGGCACAGCATGTGCCACCCAGAGGTACGAGGCCCTGGGGCTTTCTGCCTTAATACTAGAACCTGGTGCCAGGCATTTCCAACACAAGTCACAAAATAGCAGGAAAGGAGCTAGAAAAGGATTGAAAGGGAGATGCATCGTCTGGCTAGAAATCAAATGGCCTAACTGCGGGTATCTCTAGGAGTACTCTGAAAGGAGCAGGTGGAATACAGCACAATTCAGTGTATCTAAAAAGGACAGGGCACTGAACCACCACAGAAGTGTTTGGTAGGTGAACATCAAATCTGCAAAGCTTTTCAAGCAAGCCTGTGATGGGGAGGCAGAGAAGGCAGTGGGCTACGGACAGCAGAGCCACTCGTTCTGCTTCACCCAGAGGACTTTAGATGCCAAAAGTTCACAGCTGTTCACTGTGCAGGCATCTCTTTCTTTTGCCCTTCCAGTTAACGTTAGGACTTGAACAATGTGTCCCTAAAAGTCTTGAGTCTGGTTAATCCTGACTTCAGTGCAGCTAGAAGCTGAACACATCTCGGGAGAAGACAAAGACCAGGTGGGGAGTCTCACCTCCCTCAGCACTCCCAGCTCTCAAAGCCCCTTCGTCCACCTTCATCTGGAAGCCAAGCAGGGCAGGACCCTGGCCACCAACATGTGTCCCAGCAGCACggctgcaggaggtggtggCAACAAcggagggagaagaggaaaccaGCAGTTTCCTGGGAAGTTCTCTCCTTAGGAAGCGCAGGTTCTCAGGGTGCTTCAGCGACAGAGAAAAGGAGGTGCAAACTTCATTACTACTTCAGATCAACATTTTCAAACTCAGGCATGCAAAGCCTCGAGGACACACTTGAAATATCCCATAGTatccaaaaatgtattttaaaaagtacaaatttTGCAGCATGTTTGTCCCAAACAACAAAGCCATTTCctttggggaaggaggggggggggggggggggcgggaataCCCTTTGTTGTGGaattctggtttttaaaaaaatacttgaaaaatgaCTGACCTTCGTATTGGTATGGCCTGCCAAAGAGGTTTTAACTGTGTTGGCCATCATTTCCTTCAGTGTTGTGCAAAACCCGCGTAACTTGCAAGTGTTGCTGCCAAGAGCTGGGCTGGATTTCCAGGGGTCCTTATGAACAGCGCCACTTGGCCCTTTGTGCCATCATGGTTTTAGGAACCTGCACCGTGCGCGCAGCTTAGTCCAGAGACAAGTGTCCATATCGTAGTGGGATTTAGGACAGGGCTACgatggggaaaagcagcaactgGAGGCTGGCAGGCGTGCTGTGTGACCAGCCGCCCGGCTGCACCGATGGTCCTGCCTCGGAGCCttggaagaggcagcagcaggatgatGTTTGCGCAGAGCTCCGAGTTACCCCAATGGGGCGTGCCGCCCATGCTCggccctgctctgcctgaccgagggaggctgcagagctgcagccttgaGCTGTCCCTTCTGCACAGACATCTGGAAATTAATCAATCCATTTGAATTTGAATCCATTTGACTCAAGTCTAAGTCAAATTAATCAATTTAAAGGATCAAGGTTTTTCATCTTCAAGACAAGAGATCGCAAgaatcaggagaaaaaataacattaatttttctcagaaattaagCATCATGTCTCTCCTTGGAAATAACAGACTAGCTAAATAAAAGGAAACCGCGCTAGTGTGTTAGGCTGCCCCCCCtggaaagacagcagagaaagcaCGCCGATGAAGAGCGCGCAAGTGGAGGTCTGATATCTGCATCCGTCCCTCCGAATGTGGAACATGTGATCGTTGTCATTCCTTCCTTACCAGCTTCTGAAGGGTTTTCCAAAGTCACAGTCCTTTGCACCCAAAGTCTTTGCTGTGGCTGACCTTGTTCCTGGCATGGTTTAGGTTCGCTGTAAGCAGTAAAATCACACACAACAATTTTGCTTTAATCATTGCCCTACTTGAGGGACATGAGGGAGCACAGCACGGAGCAGCTCCTCTGTGCAGCAACTGCTGTATGAAAGCGTGGGTGGGAAGCTGAGCGGCACCATGGCTCATGGCGGGCGCAGAGTGGCAGAAACCACCCAGGTGCATCAAATGCACAGAGGGTTCATTTCCACTTGTCACTAGCAGAGTCACTGTGTGGGTCTCACAGCTTTGGATCATGACACGGGACACTACTGCACCCACGGAGTGCAACCAGACCTCGCTTCACAGGGAGCTGGTGGTCACCCGCCGTCTTGGTGGCACCGCCAGGCAGGAGGT
This region includes:
- the TSNAXIP1 gene encoding translin-associated factor X-interacting protein 1, whose amino-acid sequence is MTQSGFGACAEAFLADRGRRMRRSGFDPLGAGLPASCVGADGASGPGKVGSLPARAARWSGRGAVIPGGADQWGSLAEGKTSSQLVDVLLEEIATGALRERNGFPAWEEEGSAEAFVAKPRSQDVGEKQEYLSQLKNKLGDLLEGKADDLKTAFCAIDPGIDDQTLDTYIDLPDQEDVPVETALERLLAGYARRVGPSPREGSTTGFGGEEGDFQ